The following are from one region of the Gammaproteobacteria bacterium genome:
- a CDS encoding redoxin domain-containing protein produces the protein MNNYTLSDITVDTWVQGGPLSLSDLTGSVVLIEVFQVNCPGCFIYSLPRAVDLHERYHQRGLVVIGLATAFEDYDKNTLENLQKLVTTGEVIGETYKALNQYNLLPQGKLPWKIPFAVGMDRVVTETEPVTDERVLQYAQKFLPDFGNFSAGQQQTVLQQVRRYMEQKSMRAETFERFALQGTPSCILFDRKSELKDVSFGQIDYKQAMVEHFLAEK, from the coding sequence ATGAATAATTACACACTTTCCGATATTACGGTGGATACCTGGGTACAAGGCGGTCCGCTGTCGTTGAGCGATCTGACCGGTTCGGTCGTATTGATCGAGGTTTTTCAGGTGAACTGTCCCGGTTGTTTTATTTATTCACTACCCAGAGCGGTTGATTTACACGAACGTTATCACCAGCGGGGACTGGTTGTGATCGGCTTGGCTACCGCATTCGAGGATTATGATAAAAATACGCTGGAGAATTTGCAGAAACTGGTTACTACCGGAGAAGTGATCGGCGAAACCTACAAGGCGCTCAATCAATATAACCTGTTGCCGCAAGGTAAATTGCCGTGGAAAATTCCGTTTGCGGTGGGGATGGATCGCGTTGTGACGGAAACCGAACCGGTTACCGATGAACGCGTGCTGCAGTATGCGCAAAAATTTCTGCCCGATTTCGGCAACTTCAGCGCCGGGCAGCAGCAAACGGTGTTGCAGCAGGTGCGGCGTTACATGGAGCAAAAATCGATGCGCGCGGAAACTTTCGAGCGTTTTGCGCTACAGGGAACGCCGTCCTGTATTTTGTTCGACCGGAAGAGCGAGCTCAAGGATGTTTCGTTTGGCCAGATCGATTATAAACAAGCAATGGTCGAGCATTTTCT
- a CDS encoding EVE domain-containing protein — MRYWLMKSEPYEFSIDDFAALPNQTVAWEGVRNYQSRNFMRHQMTIGDRVFFYHSCCKDPGIMGIAAVSKPAYPDATQFNPASKYFDPKAAKDNPRWFNVEITLQRRTRLIAIKELRQYSELRRMRVLQTGNRLSITPVDPTEWQFIMGIL; from the coding sequence ATGCGCTACTGGTTAATGAAGTCCGAGCCTTATGAATTCAGCATCGATGATTTTGCCGCCCTGCCGAATCAAACGGTCGCGTGGGAAGGTGTGCGTAATTATCAGTCGCGCAACTTCATGCGCCATCAAATGACCATTGGCGATCGGGTATTTTTCTATCACTCGTGCTGCAAGGATCCCGGCATCATGGGCATCGCCGCCGTCAGCAAACCGGCTTATCCAGATGCCACGCAATTCAATCCCGCCAGCAAGTATTTCGATCCCAAAGCGGCCAAAGACAATCCGCGCTGGTTTAACGTCGAGATCACCCTGCAACGCAGAACCCGGCTGATCGCGATCAAGGAATTGCGGCAATACTCCGAACTGCGCCGCATGCGCGTGCTGCAAACCGGCAACCGCTTATCGATCACACCGGTCGATCCGACCGAGTGGCAATTCATCATGGGTATTCTGTAA